A stretch of the Glutamicibacter sp. JL.03c genome encodes the following:
- the rplP gene encoding 50S ribosomal protein L16, with translation MLIPRRVKFRKQHHPKRSGAAKGGTTVNFGEFGIQALTPAYVTNRQIEAARIAMTRYIKRGGKVWINIYPDRPLTKKPAETRMGSGKGSPEWWVANVKPGRVMFELGGVSEEVAKEALRLAIHKLPMKARIVRREGGE, from the coding sequence ATGCTTATCCCACGTCGAGTCAAGTTCCGTAAGCAGCACCACCCAAAGCGTTCGGGTGCTGCCAAGGGCGGAACCACCGTTAACTTCGGTGAGTTCGGTATCCAGGCGTTGACCCCGGCTTACGTGACTAACCGTCAGATCGAAGCCGCTCGTATCGCAATGACCCGTTACATCAAGCGTGGCGGTAAGGTGTGGATCAACATCTACCCAGACCGTCCGCTGACCAAGAAGCCTGCTGAAACCCGTATGGGTTCCGGTAAGGGTTCACCTGAATGGTGGGTCGCCAACGTCAAGCCAGGACGAGTCATGTTTGAACTCGGTGGCGTCAGTGAAGAGGTAGCTAAAGAGGCATTGCGTCTTGCAATCCACAAGCTGCCAATGAAGGCACGCATCGTGCGTCGTGAAGGTGGTGAATAG
- a CDS encoding helix-turn-helix domain-containing protein yields MADIHDGRGVLYPARLPEFQRIMPPEHLQQNVSWYWISRWDIAAGRFSRQQILPFPQMNLVVQPEGVSVAGPSRGASHRDLRGTSWAVAALFRPAAAPYLASLLKSTPQLLLDQEATIDAGALHQALLHEHQLSDDANSNAGCARQLSLWLEQRLPPITESGELANNFLDYVSTNGTALRIDQVAKDLNLTTRSLQRLSQKYLGLSPLAVIRRYRLQEAALHLREHPQTSLASLAVDLGYTDQAHLSTDFRKVLGYSPSDYRSS; encoded by the coding sequence ATGGCCGATATTCACGATGGTCGTGGGGTTCTATATCCGGCCCGGCTGCCGGAATTCCAGCGCATCATGCCTCCCGAACATTTGCAGCAAAACGTCAGCTGGTATTGGATCTCGCGTTGGGATATTGCTGCTGGCCGGTTTTCCCGCCAGCAGATCCTGCCTTTTCCGCAAATGAATCTTGTGGTGCAACCTGAGGGTGTGTCCGTCGCAGGTCCAAGCCGCGGTGCATCTCATAGGGATCTGCGCGGCACCAGCTGGGCCGTAGCCGCACTGTTCCGCCCCGCTGCAGCTCCCTATTTGGCTTCCTTGCTCAAGAGCACGCCGCAGCTGCTGCTGGACCAAGAAGCAACTATTGATGCAGGTGCACTTCATCAAGCGCTGCTGCACGAACATCAGCTGAGTGACGACGCAAACTCGAATGCAGGCTGTGCTCGTCAATTGTCCTTATGGCTGGAGCAGCGTCTGCCGCCAATCACCGAGTCCGGCGAACTGGCCAATAATTTCTTGGATTATGTGTCGACGAACGGCACGGCTTTGCGTATTGACCAAGTAGCAAAAGATTTGAATCTCACCACGCGTAGCCTGCAGCGCTTGTCCCAGAAATACTTGGGGCTTTCACCGTTGGCAGTCATCCGGCGCTATCGCTTGCAAGAAGCTGCCCTGCATTTGCGCGAGCATCCGCAAACTTCGCTTGCTTCGCTGGCCGTGGACCTCGGCTATACCGACCAGGCCCACCTGTCGACAGACTTCCGAAAAGTGCTCGGGTACTCCCCTAGTGACTATCGAAGCAGCTAG
- the rpsS gene encoding 30S ribosomal protein S19, which produces MPRSLKKGPFVDQHLFLKVVAENEKGTKNVIKTWSRRSMIIPDMLGHTIAVHDGRKHIPVFVTESMVGHKLGEFAPTRTFRGHVKDDKKGKRR; this is translated from the coding sequence ATGCCACGCAGCCTGAAGAAAGGCCCCTTCGTCGATCAGCACCTGTTCCTGAAGGTCGTTGCTGAAAACGAAAAGGGCACCAAGAACGTCATCAAGACGTGGTCCCGCCGTTCGATGATCATCCCGGACATGCTGGGACACACCATCGCCGTACACGACGGTCGCAAGCACATTCCTGTGTTCGTCACCGAATCGATGGTTGGACACAAGCTCGGAGAGTTTGCCCCAACCCGTACGTTCCGTGGCCACGTAAAGGACGACAAGAAGGGCAAGCGCCGCTAG
- the rpsC gene encoding 30S ribosomal protein S3: MGQKVNPNGFRLGITTDHISHWFADSSKPGQRYADYVKEDVQIRALLSKGMDRAGIARVEIERTRDRVRVDIHTARPGIVIGRRGAEADRIRGELEKLTKKQVQLNILEVKNPDMEAQLVAQGIAEQLASRVAFRRAMKKAMQSAMRAGAKGIRVQCSGRLGGAEMSRKEFYREGRVPLHTLRANIDFGKFEAKTTFGRIGVKVWIYKGDVTAKELAAQQAAAAPARGGRGGNDRPRGGERRRRNDRNKGAAAPAAEGGEA; the protein is encoded by the coding sequence ATGGGACAGAAGGTCAATCCGAACGGTTTCCGTCTCGGCATCACCACTGACCACATCTCGCACTGGTTCGCTGATTCCAGCAAGCCAGGCCAGCGTTACGCGGACTACGTAAAAGAAGACGTACAGATCCGTGCACTGCTGTCCAAGGGTATGGACCGTGCAGGTATCGCCCGCGTAGAGATCGAACGCACCCGTGACCGCGTACGTGTGGATATCCACACTGCACGTCCAGGTATCGTCATCGGTCGCCGTGGTGCAGAAGCCGACCGTATTCGCGGCGAGCTGGAAAAGCTCACCAAGAAGCAGGTTCAGCTGAACATCCTCGAGGTCAAGAACCCTGACATGGAGGCCCAGTTGGTCGCCCAGGGCATCGCCGAGCAGCTTGCTTCCCGCGTGGCTTTCCGCCGTGCGATGAAGAAGGCAATGCAGTCGGCAATGCGCGCTGGTGCCAAGGGCATCCGCGTTCAGTGCTCCGGTCGTCTTGGCGGTGCAGAAATGTCCCGCAAGGAGTTCTACCGCGAAGGTCGTGTGCCGCTGCACACCCTGCGTGCGAACATCGACTTCGGCAAGTTCGAAGCCAAGACCACCTTCGGCCGTATCGGCGTGAAGGTTTGGATCTACAAGGGTGACGTAACCGCCAAGGAACTGGCTGCACAGCAGGCTGCTGCTGCTCCAGCTCGCGGCGGCCGCGGTGGCAACGATCGTCCACGTGGCGGCGAACGCCGTCGTCGTAACGACCGTAACAAGGGCGCTGCAGCTCCTGCTGCGGAAGGAGGAGAGGCTTAA
- the rplC gene encoding 50S ribosomal protein L3, which translates to MTATRNFKGLLGTKLGMTQVWDSNNNLIPVTVVQADSNVVTKLINEERDGYTAVQIGYGQIDPRKVTKPLAGHFEAAGVTPRRHLVELRTADAAEYTAGQELSVELFEAGQKVDVVGTSKGKGFAGVMKRHNFSGVGASHGAHKNHRKPGSIGGASTPGRVFRGQKMAGRMGAERVTTQNLTIHAIDAEKNLLLIKGAVPGARGRVVLVRNAVKGA; encoded by the coding sequence ATGACCGCAACCCGTAATTTCAAGGGCCTGCTGGGCACGAAGCTCGGCATGACCCAGGTTTGGGATTCGAACAACAACCTGATCCCTGTCACCGTCGTGCAGGCTGATAGCAACGTTGTCACCAAGCTCATCAACGAAGAGCGAGATGGCTACACCGCAGTTCAGATCGGCTACGGCCAGATCGATCCTCGCAAGGTCACCAAGCCACTGGCTGGTCACTTCGAGGCTGCAGGCGTCACCCCACGTCGTCACTTGGTAGAACTGCGCACCGCAGACGCTGCCGAGTACACCGCTGGCCAGGAACTTTCCGTGGAGCTCTTCGAAGCCGGCCAGAAGGTCGACGTCGTTGGCACCTCCAAGGGTAAGGGCTTCGCCGGTGTGATGAAGCGCCACAACTTCTCCGGTGTTGGCGCATCGCACGGTGCTCACAAGAACCACCGCAAGCCAGGTTCCATCGGCGGCGCATCGACCCCAGGTCGCGTTTTCCGTGGACAGAAGATGGCTGGTCGCATGGGTGCTGAGCGTGTTACCACTCAGAACCTGACCATTCACGCTATCGACGCTGAGAAGAACCTCCTGCTGATCAAGGGTGCCGTTCCAGGTGCCCGCGGCCGCGTCGTTCTCGTACGCAACGCCGTGAAGGGAGCATAA
- the rplD gene encoding 50S ribosomal protein L4: MTKALNVELPAEIFDVQTNVPLLHQVVVAQLAAARQGTHKTKDRSEVSGAGRKPFKQKGTGRARQGSIRAPHMTGGGIVHGPTPRDYSQRTPKKMKAAALRGALSDRARFGRVHVIENLVAGETPSTKEALATLRSLTERKNLLVVIDRANDVAALSVRNLDLVHVLYVDQLNTYDVLVSDDVVFTKAAFDALVQKEEAK; this comes from the coding sequence ATGACTAAGGCACTTAACGTCGAACTGCCTGCAGAGATCTTCGACGTGCAGACCAACGTCCCGCTGCTGCACCAGGTTGTCGTTGCACAGCTTGCTGCTGCCCGCCAGGGTACCCACAAGACCAAGGACCGCTCCGAGGTTTCGGGTGCAGGTCGCAAGCCGTTCAAGCAGAAGGGTACCGGCCGCGCTCGTCAGGGTTCGATCCGTGCTCCTCACATGACCGGCGGCGGCATTGTCCACGGTCCAACCCCACGTGATTACTCGCAGCGTACCCCGAAGAAGATGAAGGCTGCTGCACTGCGCGGCGCTTTGTCTGATCGCGCACGCTTCGGTCGCGTTCACGTGATTGAGAACTTGGTTGCAGGGGAAACCCCATCGACCAAGGAAGCTCTGGCTACCTTGCGTTCGCTCACCGAGCGCAAGAACCTGCTTGTCGTCATCGATCGCGCCAACGATGTTGCAGCCCTTTCGGTTCGCAACCTCGACCTTGTGCACGTTCTGTACGTCGACCAGCTGAACACCTACGATGTTCTGGTTTCGGATGACGTAGTCTTCACCAAGGCTGCCTTCGACGCCCTGGTCCAGAAGGAGGAAGCCAAGTGA
- the ltrA gene encoding group II intron reverse transcriptase/maturase → MNPGEYFLARSVEPVADGEDIRDQQVDLWEQVFSRGNLLVALKRVERNKGSAGVDGLEAHELRAWCHEHWMETRKALDAGTYAPLPVRQVMIPKPDAGERMLGVPSVLDRLIQQALAQVLSPIFDEGFVPVSYGFRPGKSAHDAASMAREAIEQGYRWVVEVDLDAFFDRVNHDVLMSRVARKVKDKRVLKLVRKYLTAGIMAQGVRRETVEGTPQGSPLSPLLSNIMLDDFDQEFWSRDHRFVRYADDIRIFVKSKRAAQRVLDQATKVLEQRLKLRVNRQKSVINPASVATLLGFGFYFVKGSKVRIKVAPKAFKRMKQRIRDLTSRRWSVSMDYRIEQLNRFVRGWMGYFRLSVTPGKFSDLDEWFRRRLRQIRWKEWKLPRTRVANLRRLGIVKDKAYQWGNSSRAFWRVAKSPILHRALPTSYWEELGVVFFRRAWERFQ, encoded by the coding sequence GTGAATCCGGGAGAGTATTTTCTTGCGCGTAGCGTTGAACCGGTGGCTGATGGGGAAGACATCAGGGATCAACAAGTCGATCTGTGGGAGCAGGTGTTCTCGCGAGGGAACTTGTTGGTTGCATTGAAACGTGTTGAGCGGAATAAGGGTTCTGCCGGTGTTGACGGCCTTGAAGCGCATGAGTTGCGCGCATGGTGCCATGAGCATTGGATGGAGACTCGGAAGGCGCTTGATGCTGGAACGTATGCGCCGTTGCCGGTGCGTCAGGTGATGATTCCGAAGCCTGACGCTGGGGAACGGATGCTGGGTGTTCCGTCCGTGTTGGATCGGTTGATTCAACAGGCTCTCGCGCAAGTCTTGTCCCCGATTTTCGATGAGGGGTTCGTGCCGGTCTCCTACGGGTTCCGGCCGGGCAAAAGCGCCCACGACGCTGCTTCGATGGCTCGTGAGGCCATCGAGCAGGGGTATCGGTGGGTTGTGGAGGTTGATCTTGATGCGTTCTTTGATCGGGTGAACCATGACGTGCTGATGTCCAGGGTTGCGCGGAAGGTGAAAGACAAGCGAGTTCTGAAGCTTGTTCGCAAGTATTTGACGGCTGGGATCATGGCGCAGGGTGTTCGCCGGGAAACGGTGGAGGGAACCCCGCAGGGGTCTCCTTTGTCGCCGTTGCTCTCGAATATCATGTTGGATGATTTTGATCAGGAGTTCTGGTCGAGGGATCACCGTTTCGTGCGGTATGCCGATGACATCAGAATTTTTGTGAAGTCGAAACGGGCAGCTCAACGGGTGCTGGATCAGGCGACGAAAGTCCTTGAACAGCGTTTGAAGTTGAGGGTCAATCGGCAGAAATCAGTGATCAATCCGGCGAGTGTAGCTACGTTGCTGGGTTTTGGTTTCTACTTCGTCAAAGGGTCGAAAGTCAGGATCAAGGTTGCTCCGAAGGCGTTCAAACGCATGAAGCAACGGATCCGAGATCTGACTTCTCGGCGGTGGAGTGTGTCGATGGACTACCGTATCGAGCAGTTGAATCGTTTTGTTCGGGGTTGGATGGGCTACTTCCGGTTGTCTGTGACGCCGGGGAAGTTCTCTGATCTTGATGAATGGTTCAGGCGCCGTTTACGTCAGATCCGCTGGAAGGAGTGGAAGCTTCCTCGTACTCGGGTGGCGAATCTTCGCCGTCTGGGGATTGTTAAGGATAAGGCTTATCAGTGGGGGAACAGCTCGCGTGCCTTTTGGCGCGTGGCGAAGTCCCCGATTCTTCACCGTGCCTTGCCGACTTCCTATTGGGAGGAGTTGGGTGTGGTGTTCTTTCGCCGGGCTTGGGAGCGTTTTCAGTGA
- the rplX gene encoding 50S ribosomal protein L24, whose translation MGAKIKKGDLVQVISGKERGKQGKVLKVITESSRVLVEGVNRVTKHTKAGQTESGSTTGGIEVVEAPLHVSNVAVVDPETKKPTRVGFREETVEKNGVSKTVRVRFAKASGKDL comes from the coding sequence ATGGGCGCAAAGATCAAGAAGGGCGACCTGGTTCAGGTCATCTCAGGCAAGGAACGTGGCAAGCAGGGCAAGGTCCTGAAGGTCATCACCGAGTCCTCCCGCGTGCTGGTTGAAGGCGTAAACCGCGTCACCAAGCACACCAAGGCTGGTCAGACCGAATCCGGTTCGACCACTGGCGGCATCGAGGTTGTCGAAGCTCCACTGCACGTATCGAACGTTGCTGTGGTTGACCCAGAAACCAAGAAGCCAACCCGCGTCGGCTTCCGCGAGGAAACCGTAGAAAAGAACGGCGTGTCCAAGACTGTACGCGTTCGTTTCGCCAAGGCTTCCGGAAAGGATCTGTAA
- the rpsQ gene encoding 30S ribosomal protein S17, translating into MSEKENGVDNATERNDRKTLRGYVVSDKMQKTIVVDVEDRVKHALYGKVMRRNKNVKAHDENNEAGIGDLVVIAETRPLSADKRWRLVEIVEKAK; encoded by the coding sequence ATGAGCGAGAAGGAGAACGGTGTGGATAACGCTACCGAGCGTAACGACCGCAAGACCCTCCGTGGTTACGTGGTTTCCGACAAGATGCAGAAGACCATCGTCGTTGACGTCGAGGACCGTGTGAAGCACGCCCTTTACGGCAAGGTCATGCGTCGCAACAAGAACGTCAAGGCTCACGATGAGAACAACGAAGCCGGCATCGGCGACTTGGTTGTCATCGCTGAGACCCGCCCGCTGTCTGCTGACAAGCGTTGGCGTCTCGTTGAGATCGTAGAGAAGGCTAAGTAA
- a CDS encoding endonuclease/exonuclease/phosphatase family protein: MTLNRPQPRSQWLWAIPMLPCLGIGILPYLTWTAAGWVPRLQAFQPWMLLGAAVAVVLASVKRRWLVSAVVVVLLAIGAFPNIAMATGEPLPSDATPEISVFSFNALKAGADAWQLSQSIKKADPDVLVLVETSEPLHRKLATQGALDTLPYRSAPVPAGGEADTVIFSRYPATERSGSLGPDATNWYGFPIVDIASPRGPITVVGVHIYPPLQDARRWQGGLLALQQWVAAQEAEPMILAGDFNSTRAHPQFRELVSSLGHERSLLPISTWPTGGTLPPMIGIDHVLSRGFVPLKQEAAKIDGSDHLALIVKLGVPH; encoded by the coding sequence ATGACATTGAATCGCCCGCAACCACGTTCACAGTGGCTGTGGGCGATTCCCATGCTCCCTTGCCTGGGCATTGGAATCCTGCCCTACCTAACGTGGACAGCTGCCGGCTGGGTTCCTCGGCTCCAGGCATTCCAACCATGGATGCTGCTCGGTGCTGCCGTGGCCGTAGTGCTGGCCTCAGTCAAACGCCGGTGGCTGGTTTCGGCAGTGGTCGTGGTCTTGCTGGCCATCGGTGCGTTCCCGAACATTGCTATGGCAACCGGCGAACCGTTGCCATCGGATGCAACCCCGGAGATATCAGTTTTCTCCTTCAATGCGCTCAAGGCTGGCGCTGATGCTTGGCAATTATCGCAGAGCATTAAAAAGGCCGACCCCGATGTCTTGGTGCTCGTAGAGACAAGTGAACCTCTTCATCGGAAATTGGCTACCCAAGGAGCATTGGACACCTTGCCATACCGAAGCGCCCCGGTGCCTGCCGGGGGAGAAGCCGATACGGTGATTTTTTCGCGCTATCCAGCGACAGAACGATCAGGTTCGCTTGGCCCGGACGCGACCAATTGGTACGGATTTCCCATCGTTGACATTGCGTCTCCACGAGGGCCAATCACGGTCGTTGGGGTTCACATTTATCCTCCGCTGCAAGATGCGCGCCGGTGGCAGGGTGGGCTGCTGGCTCTGCAGCAGTGGGTTGCCGCGCAGGAAGCAGAACCAATGATCCTGGCAGGGGACTTCAACTCCACCCGAGCCCATCCACAGTTTCGAGAACTTGTCTCCAGCCTGGGACATGAACGATCGTTGTTGCCCATATCGACATGGCCAACTGGGGGAACACTGCCGCCGATGATTGGGATTGACCATGTTTTATCCCGCGGCTTCGTTCCGCTCAAGCAAGAGGCAGCCAAGATCGATGGGTCCGATCATCTCGCACTCATCGTGAAGCTCGGTGTGCCACATTAG
- a CDS encoding VOC family protein, with the protein MQSHNEMVRGVTGTHTTAGVPHGVTSLTPFLAVPDAAKAVEFYKDVFGARIIDVTNMGGVVVHAEIDFGQGHLQIGEPSPAYGLVPPPAAPNACYSLGLYCEDVDAVLARATDAGATVREPATNFVSGDRFASIIDPHGVRWSIMSRVEDLSEEESAQRVAAWAAQQSEADSN; encoded by the coding sequence ATGCAAAGTCACAACGAAATGGTGCGTGGTGTCACCGGAACGCACACCACCGCTGGTGTTCCACACGGAGTAACTTCACTCACTCCATTCCTCGCTGTACCAGATGCGGCGAAGGCAGTGGAGTTCTACAAAGACGTGTTTGGAGCACGGATCATTGATGTCACCAACATGGGCGGGGTCGTTGTCCATGCCGAGATTGATTTTGGCCAAGGACACCTGCAAATTGGCGAGCCCAGCCCCGCATACGGGTTGGTGCCGCCACCAGCTGCACCGAATGCTTGCTATTCGCTCGGGTTGTATTGCGAGGACGTGGATGCAGTGCTGGCAAGGGCTACAGACGCAGGCGCTACGGTGAGGGAACCGGCGACCAATTTTGTTTCCGGCGACAGGTTCGCTTCCATAATTGATCCTCACGGCGTGAGGTGGTCCATCATGAGCAGAGTTGAAGATCTGAGCGAAGAAGAGAGCGCGCAACGGGTGGCAGCTTGGGCTGCGCAACAGTCGGAAGCCGACTCGAATTGA
- the rpsJ gene encoding 30S ribosomal protein S10, whose protein sequence is MAGQKIRIRLKSYDHEVIDVSARKIVETVTRAGATVVGPVPLPTEKNVYCVIRSPHKYKDSREHFEMRTHKRLIDIVDPTPKAVDSLMRLDLPADVNIEIKL, encoded by the coding sequence ATGGCGGGACAGAAAATCCGCATCCGGCTGAAGTCGTATGACCACGAGGTCATTGACGTTTCGGCCCGGAAGATCGTTGAGACGGTCACGCGCGCAGGCGCAACCGTAGTCGGCCCAGTGCCGCTGCCAACGGAAAAGAACGTGTACTGCGTTATCCGTTCGCCACACAAGTACAAGGACAGCCGTGAGCACTTCGAAATGCGCACGCACAAGCGTCTGATCGACATCGTCGATCCGACCCCGAAGGCCGTTGATTCGCTGATGCGTCTCGACCTGCCAGCGGATGTCAACATCGAAATCAAGCTTTAA
- the rplN gene encoding 50S ribosomal protein L14, whose amino-acid sequence MIQQESRLKVADNTGAKEILTIRVLGGSKRRYASIGDTIVATVKDAIPGGNVKKGDVVKAVVVRTKKEIRRADGSYIKFDENAAVILKNEGEPRGTRIFGPVGRELRDKKFMKIVSLAPEVL is encoded by the coding sequence GTGATTCAGCAGGAGTCGCGACTTAAGGTTGCCGATAACACCGGTGCTAAGGAAATCCTTACCATTCGTGTTCTGGGTGGCTCGAAGCGTCGCTACGCAAGCATTGGCGACACCATTGTCGCTACCGTCAAGGATGCAATTCCTGGCGGCAACGTGAAGAAGGGCGATGTCGTCAAGGCAGTCGTCGTTCGCACTAAGAAGGAAATCCGTCGCGCAGACGGTTCCTACATCAAGTTCGACGAGAACGCAGCAGTGATCTTGAAGAACGAAGGTGAACCACGCGGTACCCGTATTTTCGGCCCAGTGGGTCGTGAGCTTCGTGACAAGAAGTTCATGAAGATCGTTTCCCTGGCTCCGGAGGTGCTGTAA
- the rpmC gene encoding 50S ribosomal protein L29 has translation MSIGSKDLSIESLDGFDTARLNEELKKAKAELFNLRFQSATGQLESNANLKAIKRDIARIYTVLRERELGIRQDVVVPVEETKKESK, from the coding sequence ATGTCTATCGGTTCTAAGGACCTTAGCATTGAGTCCCTGGACGGCTTCGATACCGCTCGTTTGAACGAGGAATTGAAGAAGGCCAAGGCAGAACTGTTCAACCTGCGCTTCCAGTCGGCTACCGGCCAGCTGGAGAGCAACGCGAACCTGAAGGCTATCAAGCGCGATATCGCCCGCATCTACACTGTGCTGCGCGAGCGCGAGCTGGGCATTCGTCAGGATGTCGTCGTTCCGGTTGAAGAAACCAAGAAGGAATCCAAGTAA
- the rplW gene encoding 50S ribosomal protein L23 yields the protein MSINSKAPHDVVIAPVVSEKSYGLIDQGQYTFEVAPSSNKTEIKYAVEAIFNVKVDSVNTINRAGKRKRTRFGWGARKNTKRAIITLKEGSIDIFGGPLS from the coding sequence GTGAGCATCAACTCCAAGGCTCCACACGACGTGGTCATCGCACCAGTCGTATCGGAAAAGAGCTACGGTCTGATCGATCAAGGTCAGTACACCTTCGAGGTGGCACCGAGCTCCAACAAGACGGAAATCAAGTACGCCGTTGAAGCTATCTTCAACGTCAAGGTTGATTCCGTAAACACCATCAACCGAGCCGGTAAGCGCAAGCGCACCCGCTTCGGGTGGGGTGCACGCAAGAACACCAAGCGTGCCATCATCACCCTGAAGGAAGGCTCGATTGACATCTTCGGCGGTCCGCTTTCCTAA
- the rplB gene encoding 50S ribosomal protein L2, with protein MGIRKYKPTTPGLRGSSVADFAEITRSTPEKSLVRPLTKTGGRNNSGKITTRHKGGGHKRAYRVIDFRRHDKDGVPAKVAHIEYDPNRTARIALLHYVDGTKRYIIAPNNLKQGDQIEAGANADIKPGNNLPLRNIPVGTVIHAVELRPGGGAKMARSAGASIQLVAREGRFAQLRLPSGEIRNVDVRCRATIGEVGNAEQININWGKAGRMRWKGVRPTVRGVVMNPVDHPHGGGEGKTSGGRHPVNPNGKREGRTRRPNKESDKLIVRRRKTGKNKR; from the coding sequence ATGGGAATTCGTAAGTACAAGCCGACTACCCCGGGCCTCCGCGGCTCGTCGGTAGCCGACTTCGCAGAAATCACCCGATCGACTCCGGAAAAGTCGCTGGTTCGCCCACTCACCAAGACTGGCGGCCGTAACAACTCCGGTAAGATCACCACCCGACACAAGGGTGGCGGACACAAGCGCGCTTACCGTGTTATCGACTTCCGTCGTCACGATAAGGACGGCGTTCCGGCAAAGGTCGCTCACATCGAGTACGACCCGAACCGTACCGCTCGTATCGCTCTGCTCCACTACGTGGATGGCACCAAGCGCTACATCATCGCACCGAACAACCTCAAGCAGGGTGACCAGATTGAGGCCGGCGCAAACGCTGACATCAAGCCAGGTAACAACCTGCCACTGCGTAACATCCCGGTTGGTACCGTGATCCACGCTGTGGAGCTCCGCCCAGGTGGCGGCGCCAAGATGGCTCGTTCCGCAGGTGCTTCGATCCAGCTGGTAGCCCGTGAGGGCCGCTTCGCTCAGCTGCGTTTGCCTTCGGGCGAAATCCGCAACGTTGATGTGCGCTGCCGCGCAACCATCGGCGAAGTTGGCAACGCTGAGCAGATCAACATCAACTGGGGCAAGGCCGGCCGTATGCGCTGGAAGGGCGTTCGCCCAACCGTTCGTGGCGTTGTCATGAACCCAGTTGACCACCCACACGGTGGTGGTGAAGGTAAGACCTCCGGTGGTCGTCACCCGGTCAACCCTAACGGTAAGCGTGAAGGACGCACCCGTCGTCCGAACAAGGAAAGCGACAAGCTCATTGTGCGTCGTCGCAAGACCGGCAAGAACAAGCGATAG
- the rplV gene encoding 50S ribosomal protein L22 has protein sequence MEAKAIARHIRVTPMKARRVVNLVRGLQTNEALAILKFAPQAASEPVYKVVASAVANARAAADRAGEAFNEDELIISEAFVDEGPTMKRFQPRAQGRAFQIKKRTSHVTVVVSTQKGGEN, from the coding sequence ATGGAAGCCAAGGCAATTGCGCGTCACATCCGCGTAACGCCTATGAAGGCCCGGCGCGTCGTCAACCTTGTTCGTGGTCTGCAGACCAACGAGGCACTGGCCATCTTGAAGTTTGCCCCACAGGCAGCTTCGGAGCCGGTATACAAGGTTGTCGCATCGGCAGTGGCTAACGCCCGTGCCGCCGCGGACCGCGCAGGTGAAGCATTCAATGAGGACGAGCTGATTATCAGCGAAGCGTTTGTTGACGAAGGTCCGACCATGAAGCGGTTCCAGCCGCGTGCACAGGGTCGCGCATTCCAGATCAAGAAGCGCACCAGCCACGTGACTGTGGTTGTTTCAACCCAGAAGGGTGGGGAGAACTAA